The following is a genomic window from Plasmodium berghei ANKA genome assembly, chromosome: 9.
agtaaaaaaaaaaaaaaatatggacACTAATGATTTAAGTgatgatgaaaatttagaaaattttaatcataatttatttagtaAAGGAAGTGtaatacatttttcaaaaaaaagaaaaaaatataaaattgataatgataaaaatgtgaGTAATAGTTTAACAATGAGTGATAATATaggtatatatacatgtacagttaataaaataaaaaaaaataaaataaatattttaataaataatatagatatgTTATGTAAAGAACTTAATATTTCAAATCCTTATATGCTATCTgaaaaatcatattttgatatttgtttaattaaTAGTGAAATATCCACAAATAGACAAATTCAAGCTATTCAATTGATCAAAAAATCGTTGGAAAATCCAACTgacatattaaaaattctCTTTTTAGATCAAATACCGACTCAAAAcctttttctaaaaaaaattttgcCTCTTTTTTCTGAACAAAACCAAGATGAAATTAATCAGACAAATTCCAACTCATTGACTAATCACGAATCaggtataaatatatcagattatatttacaaatgtaataaaataaattgggGAAATCAAAACTTAAATTGGAGCCAAAAAAAAGCAGTATATCATTGTCTATATTctgataatattttttgtgtacATGGGCCACCTGGAACTGGGAAAACAACCGTTTTATGtgaaattatatttcaattaataaaaaataaaaattgtaaaattttAGTAACTGGGCCTAGTAATGTATCAGTGGATAATATACTAGAAAAATGtgtaaatatgaatataaaaaatgtttttcgTATAGGGttaaaaagtaaaataaaaaaaatattgtggAAGTATAgttatgatgaaaaaataaaagaatgtGATAGTTATAAAATGTGCGCAGATATAGATAATgatattgaaaaattaaaatctgaaattttaaaattaaaaaaaaaaaaaaaaaatgaaaaaggaaattttgataaaagaAGTATAATGAacttaaaatatgaaataaaaatattaaataaaagtaaaaaaaaaaaaaaaaatatattctttaaagagttaatagaaaaaaacaatgtTGTATTTTCAACATGTTCTAGTAGTTCTAAttatgaattaaataagTTTGTCAAAATgtcaaattttttatttgatgtTGTATGTATAGATGAATGCTGTCAATGTACTGAGCCCTTGTGTTATATACCAATTTCTTtggcaaaaaaaaatgtcttTTTATTTGGAGATCATAAGCAATTATCTccattaattaaatataacaaaaacaataataaattaaatattacaaTGTTTGAACGTTtggtaaataaatataaagaaaatatatcatttttgctaaatatacaatatagGATGAATCATAACATTTTAATTTGGTcaaacaaaattttttatgaaaataagtTAAATTCACACAAATCatgcaaaaatataaaagttGATGATATTGTAGGAAATAAGAGTAACGAATTGAAAAATGGTGAATATGAACAAGGggtaaaaaacaaaaaaaatcaaaaaaacaaaaaaaaaggaaaaaattttaattctattgataataaaaaggaaGCTAATTCATGtaatgaacaaaatgaaataaattcaGAACAagttgaaataaaaaaatataaatattatccTATTACTTGGATAGAGACAGATGGTTTTGATGAATTTTTAGAtgatacaaaaaatgaagacatgataaattttgaaatgaaagaaaagaaaagtcaccaaataaaaagtatCGATAATGATGAATCcagcaaaaaaaaaaatgataaaacaaTTATGAAGAATTATAATAGCAAACGAGGGATAGGAAACGGGGATgaatcaaaaaaaagagaagaTAATTTAGagggaataaaaataaaaatacagaTTGGAAATAATGATCAATATAATGTTATTGATAAAGATAGTGAAGAAGATAAATTATGCAAATTAAACGATgaagaattaaataatattgtaaaaataaatattgatgaaattataaatttaagtAATAAATCTAGAGGTAATATTGGAGAagcttattttatttataaattaatcgAATTTATGATTAAAATAGATAAAATAGATGCAAATgatatatgcattataaCACCGTATTCTAAacaaatgaatattttaaggAGTATGCTtcatgataatttttttaataataaaaattatattaacgaatataaaaaaatagaaatatcTACAGTTGATTCATTTCAGGGAAgagaaaaagaaattgttattttttcattagtttgttcaaattattttaaaaatataggaTTTCTAAAAGACTATAGAAGATTAAATGTAGCAATTACTAGAGCTAAAAGGCATATAGTTATTGTTGGGAATTCAAACACTATTTCCAATGATGATGttttaaatgaattatatgaaaCTGTTTTAAATTATGGGAAAGTATATCTTGTCAATGAACTAATAGATGTAGAATCGATGATCTATTCCTGTACATTCTAATATGcatcttaaaaaaattttttttttaagtggTTATATTATGCATGCTTTTAACacaaaaacatattttaaaacaagAATTGTATGGTAGAGCGAAAGTGGAAAACAGCAAAATGGAAAACAACAAAATGGAAAACAACAAAATGGAAAACAACAAAATGGAAAACAACAAAATGGAAAACAACAAAATGGAAAACAACAAAATGGAAAACAACAAAATGGAAAACAACAAAATGGAAAACAACAAAATGGAAAACAACAAAATGGAAAACaacaaaatggaaaaaagcAAAATAAATGGGGGCTAAAGATGCGCCAAAATGAGGTTCcaatttaaaataacaaatcATCGTCATTGTTATTACTTTCGAAATTGTTCAAAATAAGTTTTCCTCTTTTTACCTGGCCAATCAAATGACactctttatttttaaatcgTTCAATCACATATTTTTGATGATCAAATTGAACATTGTCCCATGACGGAagtttaatatttttttcctcaGAATATTTGTTACTAAAATTATGGGTTTCTTTATATGATCGTTTGACATCACATACTATGTTTTGATAGATATTGTACTTTGAGTTagcataatttttttctaaacaTTCCTCGTCACTTTCGTCATCACTTTTGTATTCATCTTGATTTAAAGAGAACATTGTAAAAGGGGCCTGAACCTGTGGATTTTTCGAGTCAATAGAATACGCCG
Proteins encoded in this region:
- a CDS encoding DNA replication ATP-dependent helicase/nuclease DNA2, putative; amino-acid sequence: MGELNKTKILDYFEKLIKLENIYENKEIELCYEHLNKEELVEKGILLNNLTIKDVTKHYGGNNNSYILKLVKKKKNMDTNDLSDDENLENFNHNLFSKGSVIHFSKKRKKYKIDNDKNVSNSLTMSDNIGIYTCTVNKIKKNKINILINNIDMLCKELNISNPYMLSEKSYFDICLINSEISTNRQIQAIQLIKKSLENPTDILKILFLDQIPTQNLFLKKILPLFSEQNQDEINQTNSNSLTNHESGINISDYIYKCNKINWGNQNLNWSQKKAVYHCLYSDNIFCVHGPPGTGKTTVLCEIIFQLIKNKNCKILVTGPSNVSVDNILEKCVNMNIKNVFRIGLKSKIKKILWKYSYDEKIKECDSYKMCADIDNDIEKLKSEILKLKKKKKNEKGNFDKRSIMNLKYEIKILNKSKKKKKNIFFKELIEKNNVVFSTCSSSSNYELNKFVKMSNFLFDVVCIDECCQCTEPLCYIPISLAKKNVFLFGDHKQLSPLIKYNKNNNKLNITMFERLVNKYKENISFLLNIQYRMNHNILIWSNKIFYENKLNSHKSCKNIKVDDIVGNKSNELKNGEYEQGVKNKKNQKNKKKGKNFNSIDNKKEANSCNEQNEINSEQVEIKKYKYYPITWIETDGFDEFLDDTKNEDMINFEMKEKKSHQIKSIDNDESSKKKNDKTIMKNYNSKRGIGNGDESKKREDNLEGIKIKIQIGNNDQYNVIDKDSEEDKLCKLNDEELNNIVKINIDEIINLSNKSRGNIGEAYFIYKLIEFMIKIDKIDANDICIITPYSKQMNILRSMLHDNFFNNKNYINEYKKIEISTVDSFQGREKEIVIFSLVCSNYFKNIGFLKDYRRLNVAITRAKRHIVIVGNSNTISNDDVLNELYETVLNYGKVYLVNELIDVESMIYSCTF